ATAAAAAGGAAATTTGTCAAAAAAAGCAGAAAAGTATTTCGATAATTTTCAATTTTTAATCTTTAATTATTTCCATATAGTTAGTATGATGAATACGTCTAAGAAGAATAAGGAGGAAAAAAACATGAACCAAGGCTTTAACATTTATGACATGTGGAAGGATTATTATTCACAAACGAGTAAATTGTTTGATGAAAAAATCGGCAAGGATTTTCCCTCTGAAGGAATGGGACAAATTTTGGAGATGAATCTCCAATTTAAAAAGATGATTGATGAGTCAACATTAAAGTACCTGGAGTTTATGAACGTACCATCACGTAATGACATTGCTAACCTTTCATCATTAATTGTGAATGTAGATGCAAAGGTGGATGATTTAGAAGAAAGATTAGAAGAGAAGTTAGATCAGGACAGGAACCAGGAATCCTTTAGTAGGGAATTGTCGAGTGTAAAAAAGGAAATGAAGAGTTTAGATAATAAATTGAATCAAATTCTTACATTGTTAAAATCTCAAGAAGTAACAAAATAGAAAAGCATTACCTATTTCCATGAAAATTAAAAGACTATAAAAGTTAAATAGAGAGGGTGGACAAAATGGCAAGTTTAAAGGATAAAGTAGCAATCGTAACAGGAGGCAGCAGAGGAATCGGTGCAGCCATTGCATTGGAACTGGCTAAAAATGGCGCGAAGGTTGTCATCAACTATAATATCCGTAAAGAACTAGCGGATAAAGTTGTCGCTGAAATAAATGAATTTGGCGGAGATGCATACGCAGTTCAAGCAGATGTTTCAGAAAGTAATGAAGCAACATACCTAGTACATGAAACGATCAAGCATTATGGCAGATTAGATATCTTGGTTAATAATGCAGGGATTACGAGAGACAGTACGTTTAAAAAGTTGAACGAAGAAGATTGGAGAAAAGTAATTGATGTTAACTTGAACAGTGTTTACAACAATACATCTGCAGCTTTACCTTATCTTCTTGAATCAGATGCAGGGCGAATTATTAACATTTCATCCATCATTGGACAAGCTGGTGGATTTGGCCAAACGAACTATGCTGCAGCAAAAGCAGGCCTAATTGGATATACTAAATCGCTTGCTCTTGAATTGGCTAAAAGTAATGTAACCGTTAATGCAATTTGCCCAGGATTTATTGGAACTGAAATGGTCCAAGCGATTCCTGAAAAAGTTCTTGCAGGAATTGTCGAAAAAGTACCACAAAAGCGTTTGGGTAAACCAGAGGAAATCGCTCGTGGTGTTGTTTTCCTATGTAAAGATGGTGACTATATTACTGGACAGCAGCTAAATATTAACGGCGGACTTTATATGTAACTGTCATGAAGGTTCGGATTTATTAATAAATTGATAGAGTAAATAAATCTATAGTAAGGAGTGAACAGTCATTAGCGTACTGATGCCAACAGATTGGAATGAGTTGATCGAATTTACGCCGCAGCAATATAAAGAGATGTTTCAACGTGCAGTAAGGGCAAGTGAAGTGCTGACAACCGATGCCGAGCCCGAGGTAGGACCTACTCCAAAAGAGCTCATTTGGACAAGAAATAAAACAAAGCTTTATCGGTATATTTCAGAATGTCCAAAAAAACATAAGATTCCTCTTCTTTTGGTTTATGCCCTCATTAATAAACCATATGTATTAGATTTAACAAAGGGCGGCAGTTTAGTAGAATATTTGGTTAATCGCGGGTTTGATGTCTACCTTCTTGACTGGGGTGAACCAGGTTACGAAGATCGAAATATGAAATTAGATGATTACATTATGGATTATATACCGCGTGCAGTACGTAAGGTACTGAGAAAATCAAATGTTGACGAAGTTTCAATCCTTGGTTATTGCATGGGAGGGACAATAACGTCTATATTTGCAGCGCTGCATCCAGAATTGCCAATCCGCAATCTTATCTTTATGACAAGCCCTTTTGATTTTGAAAAGACTGGTTCGTATGGGGCTATGTTAGATGAACGCTATTTTAATATTGATAAAGTAGTAGATACCTTAGGTGTTATTCCACCTGAAATGATTGACTTTGGGAACAAAATGATCAATCCGATGGCTACGAACTATGGACCATTTATTAGTCTTTATGAACGTGCCGATAATGAGAATTTTATAAAGAGCTTTAAACTATTGCAAAAGTGGTTAAACGACGGTATACAATTCCCTGGTGAAGCATATCGTCAGTGGATTAGAGACTTTTATCAAAATAACAAATTGATAAAAGGAGAAATGGTTATTCGCGGTAAGAAGGTCAACCTTGAAAATATTAAGGCGAATGTACTCAATTTAGCCGGTAAAAACGACCTTATTGCTCAACCTCATCAAGTTGAAGCATTGATGAATGCCATTTCCAGTGAAGATAAAGAATATAGATGTTTGCCTGTTGGGCATACATCGATTACATTTGGCAGTCAAGCTGTAAAAATAACCTATCCAACTATTGCCGAATGGCTGGAGGAACGATCCAACTAATAGTCTGGTAAATAAAGCAGTGTCCCTGATGTTGTTGGGGCACTGTTTTTTGTTTTTCATATAGTAAGGAAAACAAAGTAGAGACAGTGGTAAAATTTATTATATTAAATATTCAGAAAGCAGACAAGGGTAATAAATAAAAAAGGTTAAATTTTTCTAAAAGTAAAACTTCTCTCGGTTTCATTATTACTTGGTTTCTAAGATCTCCTCCATCTTATCTGATATAAGCGGATAAAAATGGGTTTTAGCACTAGTCGTAGAATTACCACCGAAAAACCCAGTACCTGGACAAGATTTAACATTGTAACTTGCTGTTGCATCTAATACTCGTTCTTTTGTTTTCAAATGCCACCAATGATGGTACGTAATGCTATCAATCGATGGTGTTAACCCAAACTTAATACAGAGCAATGCGTTGATATAAATGATTGTTTCCTGTTGTTCTTTTGTCATTACATCATGCCCGATATCAAAGTTTCCGACATGTTCAATAGCAATCCCTACAGAATTCGCGTTTGGGCCGATTGTTCCCTCGGGAATAATGTTCAGCGGTCTGGAGACTGCTACTTTTCCATCTGGAAAGGTAGTAATATTTTGGGCAATGTTCTTCCAGCCCATTGTTTTCTTATGATGATTTTCCATCCCCATCAACATTTGAAAATGGTTAGAACCGGTAAAGTGTTTATAGGAAGGCAGCCAAGTATGATGCTGTTGGATTAATCGGATATCTCGATTAACATGAGTGTTAAATAACCATTCCTTAAATTCCTCTTTCGTCATTAGGATATGCTGTCCCTGCATGGTCAGTTTTTTAGGAGTTACCTTTAATATCTGACCAGCATAAAGCTGCTCTGAGGAAAGCCCATTTACTACTTTGATTGTCTCGACTGAGGCATGAAAAGCGGAAGAGATATCAACTAATGTGTCCCCTGCTCTCACTTCATACATAATCGGAACCCATAACCTCTGCCCTGCAATTAATACATCCGATTGCAAGCCATTGGTAATTTTTAATTCTTCTATTGAAATATTGTATTTATCCGCAATTGCAGGCAGGCTGTCCCCCGCTCTTACCACATAAATATTACTGGGTCTAATCTCAGCTGTGTAGCCAGGAGGTATTATTAAGAAAAACAAACTGAAAATAATGCCAAAAATAAGTACAAATTTCTTCCTCATTTTTATTACCCCTTCATGACTTTTATGTATAGTTTGCAGAACGCGCAATGAGATTATGCTAAATTATTATTCATTTCCTCCAACACTTTGCGTCAATTATCCGTTATCTAAATGAGAACGTAATATAACGATTAAAAATCATTGTAGAAGGAGGAAGAGACAATGACCTTAACGATCTTCTTTTTCACAATCAGCATAAATAAACGGGAGGTCTCCCTTGAAGAAGCGATTCACAGAGAGGCAGTTGAAAAACGTATGCAGGAAGGTATCAACCGGTATCTTCGTATTATGGGCAGGTATTAAGATGAAGTTTTAGCTAAAATGAAAAGAGACCGTAAAATTTTTACGGTCTCTTGGGTACTTGATTAAACTTCAAATTCGCTCATTAATGCATGAGTATTATCTTCACTATCTTTAAAAAAAGCCATCCATGTTTCGGTTTGGCCTATTTTTGCAATAAGATGTGGTTCGTCAATAAAGATAACCTCTTTACTTAGTAAATCCTCATAAGCCTCTTTTATGTTTGCAACTTGAAAGTAAATAATGCTTGAATGAGAATATTCCTCTGTTTCAGGAACACTTAACAAAAGACGGAGCCCGTTACAATCAAAAAACGCTAAGCCATTTGAAGTAAATAATAGCGGCAGCCCAAGCTTTTCTTTATAAAAATTTACTGCTTGGTCTAAATTTTTTACTGGAACGGCAATTTGTCCTACTTTCTGAATCTGATTTTTCCCCATTCACAACTTCTCCCTTATATAAGATAAACTTAATTTTCAGATAAATAGAGTATAACCAAATATTACATTGTATAGTAAAGAACAAGTAAAATCACAAGAAAGACAAGCAATGAGATAGATTGGAATTTAAGGCGTTGATAGAGTGAAGCGTTAAACTTTTCTGAGGGCAATGGTTTATCACGCCAAGATTCTAAATAATCGTTCTTTTTAAACATGAGAGTATTAAATCTTCTAAATCCGAAGGTAACACCGTCAAAAAAACCGCCTTTAGCCGTATACATAAATAACACGGTGATGAGATAAAAAAAGCTAAGATAGAAAACTGAATTGATAAAGTTCAGCAGATTATAGGCAGACGAAAATATAAGAAAGACCAAAAGGCAAATAAAAAGATTGAGTAATAAAAACTTCCATTTATTTTTAAACATTTACTTTCACCTTATTTTTATAATGTTATTTTAAACATGTAATAAAGAATAAGGGTATTTTAACCTAATACGCTGACAAAGTATACTTTATTCAATTTCTCCTAAAAATTAAGAAAGCGCATTCTGATTTTAGAATAATTTTTTTGTTAAATAATCTAACAAAAAGTATTGATATATCAACTGTAATGTTGCTGTAATCTATAATGATATAGTAATTTTTTGACTCTTTTATATATTTAGTCTTTACAAGAGTAGTAGAAAAATAGTATGATTTCTTTAGCTTCTTTTTTAAGAGCAAATTGACAGAAAAATAAAACAATAGGAGGTCATTTTTTCATGAAGAAAAAGTATGCATGGCTTTTAGCCCTTAGCTTAGTGCTAAGCATGTTCTTAGCAGCATGTTCAGGCGGCGGCGACAAAGACACAGCTGATGATTCCAAAGATACAGCTGATAAGCCAAAAGTAGAACAAACATTAAACTTTATTAATGGTGACACTATTCCGTCTATGGACCCATCATTAGGTACTGATGAGTATGCATTCCAATTCTTAGGTGCTACAA
This genomic stretch from Neobacillus niacini harbors:
- a CDS encoding polyhydroxyalkanoic acid synthase subunit PhaR encodes the protein MNQGFNIYDMWKDYYSQTSKLFDEKIGKDFPSEGMGQILEMNLQFKKMIDESTLKYLEFMNVPSRNDIANLSSLIVNVDAKVDDLEERLEEKLDQDRNQESFSRELSSVKKEMKSLDNKLNQILTLLKSQEVTK
- a CDS encoding 3-oxoacyl-ACP reductase, which translates into the protein MASLKDKVAIVTGGSRGIGAAIALELAKNGAKVVINYNIRKELADKVVAEINEFGGDAYAVQADVSESNEATYLVHETIKHYGRLDILVNNAGITRDSTFKKLNEEDWRKVIDVNLNSVYNNTSAALPYLLESDAGRIINISSIIGQAGGFGQTNYAAAKAGLIGYTKSLALELAKSNVTVNAICPGFIGTEMVQAIPEKVLAGIVEKVPQKRLGKPEEIARGVVFLCKDGDYITGQQLNINGGLYM
- the phaC gene encoding class III poly(R)-hydroxyalkanoic acid synthase subunit PhaC, whose protein sequence is MPTDWNELIEFTPQQYKEMFQRAVRASEVLTTDAEPEVGPTPKELIWTRNKTKLYRYISECPKKHKIPLLLVYALINKPYVLDLTKGGSLVEYLVNRGFDVYLLDWGEPGYEDRNMKLDDYIMDYIPRAVRKVLRKSNVDEVSILGYCMGGTITSIFAALHPELPIRNLIFMTSPFDFEKTGSYGAMLDERYFNIDKVVDTLGVIPPEMIDFGNKMINPMATNYGPFISLYERADNENFIKSFKLLQKWLNDGIQFPGEAYRQWIRDFYQNNKLIKGEMVIRGKKVNLENIKANVLNLAGKNDLIAQPHQVEALMNAISSEDKEYRCLPVGHTSITFGSQAVKITYPTIAEWLEERSN
- a CDS encoding LysM peptidoglycan-binding domain-containing protein yields the protein MRKKFVLIFGIIFSLFFLIIPPGYTAEIRPSNIYVVRAGDSLPAIADKYNISIEELKITNGLQSDVLIAGQRLWVPIMYEVRAGDTLVDISSAFHASVETIKVVNGLSSEQLYAGQILKVTPKKLTMQGQHILMTKEEFKEWLFNTHVNRDIRLIQQHHTWLPSYKHFTGSNHFQMLMGMENHHKKTMGWKNIAQNITTFPDGKVAVSRPLNIIPEGTIGPNANSVGIAIEHVGNFDIGHDVMTKEQQETIIYINALLCIKFGLTPSIDSITYHHWWHLKTKERVLDATASYNVKSCPGTGFFGGNSTTSAKTHFYPLISDKMEEILETK
- a CDS encoding YrzI family small protein, yielding MTLTIFFFTISINKREVSLEEAIHREAVEKRMQEGINRYLRIMGRY
- a CDS encoding VOC family protein yields the protein MGKNQIQKVGQIAVPVKNLDQAVNFYKEKLGLPLLFTSNGLAFFDCNGLRLLLSVPETEEYSHSSIIYFQVANIKEAYEDLLSKEVIFIDEPHLIAKIGQTETWMAFFKDSEDNTHALMSEFEV
- a CDS encoding DUF3899 domain-containing protein; its protein translation is MFKNKWKFLLLNLFICLLVFLIFSSAYNLLNFINSVFYLSFFYLITVLFMYTAKGGFFDGVTFGFRRFNTLMFKKNDYLESWRDKPLPSEKFNASLYQRLKFQSISLLVFLVILLVLYYTM